A single genomic interval of Lathyrus oleraceus cultivar Zhongwan6 chromosome 7, CAAS_Psat_ZW6_1.0, whole genome shotgun sequence harbors:
- the LOC127102464 gene encoding uncharacterized protein LOC127102464, whose amino-acid sequence MLVFDGASNDVGNGVGVVITSPTGVHIPFTARICFDCINNTAEYEACIMGLESTIDMRIKFLEVYGDFALVICQFNGDWETRHPNLIPYREHVMKLIPYFEEITFSYIPREESHLADALATLASIFKVKWENEAPSIIIMRLDEPTFFYATDDHL is encoded by the coding sequence ATGCTCGTGTTCGATGGTGCCTCTAATGATGtgggtaatggtgttggtgttgttatTACTTCTCCTACTGGAGTCCACATTCCGTTCACTGCTCGTATTTGTTTTGATTGCATAAACAATACagcggagtatgaggcttgcatTATGGGACTCGAATCTACGATTGACATGAGGATCAAGTTTCTTGAAGTGTATGGGGATTTTGCACTTGTGATTTGTCAATTCAATGGAGATTGGGAAACTCGGCACCCAAATCTTATCCCCTACAGAGAGCATGTGATGAAGTTGATTCCTTATTTTGAGGAGATCACGTTCAGCTACATCCCAAGAGAAGAGAGCCATTTGGCTGATGCTCTAGCTACCTTAGCTTCAATTTTCAAGGTTAAGTGGGAAAATGAAGCACCTTCCATCATAATTATGCGGTTAGATGAACCGACATTTTTCTATGCAACTGATGATCACCTTTga